The DNA region TTAAGTTTGCTAAATTCATCCCAGAAAGAAATAAAGCAGAAGAACTGGCAAACTGGCTTGAAGCATATCTGGTAGCTTTCAGTCAAAGGAGCACGGAGGTTAAAAATGCTTGAGTTTTTTAAACCTGACTGGCTCTGGGGAATATTGATCTGTATACCATATCTTATCTGGGAAATATTCTATTACGAAAAGAAACGTCTTAGATTCCACCATAATCGCATTGAACTGCTGAAATCACTTTCAATATCTTCATGGCTTCGATTCATTCCAATCCTTTTAAGGATACTGCTCATTTCTTCATTATTTATTGCGCTTGCCCGTCCCAGGCTGGCAAATCAAAAACAGAAAATCACTGGAAATGGAATTGATATTATTTTAGCTGTAGATATTTCAGGAAGTATGCAGGCTGTTGATTTTCAGCCAACTAATCGTTTGGAAGCTGCAAAAAAGGTGGCAGCTGAATTTATCAAAAAACGTAAAAATGACCGGATTGGCGTAATCGTTTTTTCTGATCATGCATACACTAAATGCCCCTTAACATTAGATTATAATATGCTGATGACAATATTTGGTGATATTAAAATCGATGAAGAAGCTCAAGGTACTGCTATTGGCATGGGACTGGCAACTGCGGTAGCCAGACTTAAAGATTCCGAAGCAAAGTCGAAAGTTATTGTTCTGATAACTGATGGAAAAGATAATACCGGGCAAATACATCCCCTTACTGCTGCAAACATGGCTGCCACATTTGGGATCAAAGTATATACAATAGGTGTCGGCAGAAAAGGAATGGTGGACTTTCCTTATGGCAATGGCTATAGAAAGGTAAATATTGATTTTGATATTGATATCCTAAATGATATTGCCAAAACATGCGGAACAGACCATGCCCGGCTTGCCAGAAATACTGAACAGCTTGAAGAAGTAATGGATTATATCGATAACATGGAAAAGACCCAGATTGAGATCAAAAACTACTACGAATACGAAGAGCTTTTCACGCGCTGGATTCTGCTGGCAATTATTCTGCTGGCATTGGAATTCATATTCCGGTTCTTTATATTAAAACAACTTCCATAGGAGCTAATTATGCACTGGGGTAATCCTGAAGCTTTCTTTCTTTTGCTATTAATTCCTATAGCTTTGATACTTGTCTTTTTATCTAAGAAATTACGCTTAAAAGCGTTTTCAAAATTTGCTGAAAACCGCTTTTATGATTATTACTTACAACAGTTTTCTTCCTTTAAGTTTAATCTTAAAAATACCTTTCTGATTATCGCTCTCTTCTTTATGATCATAGCTCTTGCAAGACCACAATGGGATCGTGAAGTCCAGATCGTGCAAAAAGAAGGTGTAGATATAGTGATCTGTATGGATGTTTCCAAAAGTATGGATGCTAAAGATATTCAACCAAGCAGGATTGAAAGAGCAAAAGATCAAATCTCTCTATTTATCGATCAGCTTAAAGGTGATCGGATCGCCATTGTAACTTTTGCTGGACGCAGTTTTGTTCAATGTCCCCTTACTGATGATTATGGGGCAGCAAAACTCTTCCTAAGTCTTCTTGATACTGAGACTGTAACTTCTTATGGTACCAATATCGGCAAGGCTCTGGAGACATCTTTACAGGTGTTCTCTGAAAAAGACAAACATAAAATAATTATCCTGGTTTCTGATGGTGAGGATCTGGAAGAGAAAGCTATAGACTTTGCTGAAGAAGCAAAAAAACAGGGAGCTATTATCTATTCTCTGGGTATTGGATCACCAGATGGCAGCACTATCCCGGTTCTCGATGAAAATGGAAATACTGTATATGCCAAAAATGACGCTGGTGAAATAATATTCTCTAAACTTAATGTTGATATATTGAGCAAGATTGCAAAAGCCACTAATGGTAGGTTTTTTCCTATCACACCACAACAATCAGAAATATTTCAGATACTTAATGAGATAAAGACTCTGGAAAAGAAAAAAATTGATGCTCGTCAATATTCTCGCTACAAAGATCAATACAGTTATTTTGTAATTGCTGCCCTAATTTTTATTATTATTGAGTTTCTTATTATGGTAGTTCGCAACACACCCTTTGAAAGGGTTATCAAAACAAGGAGATGATTATGCGCTCAGCTTCTGTTATCTTTATTCTATTGATTATTTCCAATGCAGCTTTAGGAGAAATACTCACCTATGATAAAGTGATCACAAACAGCAAAGCAAACCAGGAATATAAATCTAAAGACATTGAAGCAGCTCAGCAAAAATACAGATCTAATGCCTTGAAGTATCCTGAAGATAGTGCTTTGCATTACAATCTGGGAAATGCTCTATACAAGCAGGGAAAACTTGAAGATGCTGAAGCAGAATATAAGATGGCAATGCGAGATCAGGATTTCAATGATAAATCAAAGCTCTACCAGAATATGGGTAATATAAAATTTCAACAGCAGGATTATAAAAATGCTCTGGAGTACTTCAAAAAATCTCTGATGAATGATCCCCGGAATCCTGATGCCCGTTATAATTATGAACTGGCATCTCGTTATTTGCAAAAGCAGCAGGAACAGCAGCAACAGCAAAACCAGGATCAAGATAATAAAGATGAAAACAAAGACAAAGACAAACAAAAGCAGCAGCAGCAGCAGGGTGATGATAAAAAAGAAGACAAGGAAAAACAAAAGCAGCAACAAGAACAGCAGCAAAAGCAAGGTGATGAAGAACAGAAGCAGCAGCAACAGAAAGTAGAGAAATCCAAAGATGAAAAAGAAGCTGAGCAAATGCTGAAAGCTCTTCTGGCAAATGAAAAGGAAGAGATGCAAAAAGAAAAGGAAAAGAAATCTGCTGAAAGACAAAAATCCGGGAAATACTGGTAAAATGAAAAAAT from Candidatus Stygibacter australis includes:
- a CDS encoding VWA domain-containing protein; the encoded protein is MLEFFKPDWLWGILICIPYLIWEIFYYEKKRLRFHHNRIELLKSLSISSWLRFIPILLRILLISSLFIALARPRLANQKQKITGNGIDIILAVDISGSMQAVDFQPTNRLEAAKKVAAEFIKKRKNDRIGVIVFSDHAYTKCPLTLDYNMLMTIFGDIKIDEEAQGTAIGMGLATAVARLKDSEAKSKVIVLITDGKDNTGQIHPLTAANMAATFGIKVYTIGVGRKGMVDFPYGNGYRKVNIDFDIDILNDIAKTCGTDHARLARNTEQLEEVMDYIDNMEKTQIEIKNYYEYEELFTRWILLAIILLALEFIFRFFILKQLP
- a CDS encoding VWA domain-containing protein, with translation MHWGNPEAFFLLLLIPIALILVFLSKKLRLKAFSKFAENRFYDYYLQQFSSFKFNLKNTFLIIALFFMIIALARPQWDREVQIVQKEGVDIVICMDVSKSMDAKDIQPSRIERAKDQISLFIDQLKGDRIAIVTFAGRSFVQCPLTDDYGAAKLFLSLLDTETVTSYGTNIGKALETSLQVFSEKDKHKIIILVSDGEDLEEKAIDFAEEAKKQGAIIYSLGIGSPDGSTIPVLDENGNTVYAKNDAGEIIFSKLNVDILSKIAKATNGRFFPITPQQSEIFQILNEIKTLEKKKIDARQYSRYKDQYSYFVIAALIFIIIEFLIMVVRNTPFERVIKTRR
- a CDS encoding tetratricopeptide repeat protein codes for the protein MRSASVIFILLIISNAALGEILTYDKVITNSKANQEYKSKDIEAAQQKYRSNALKYPEDSALHYNLGNALYKQGKLEDAEAEYKMAMRDQDFNDKSKLYQNMGNIKFQQQDYKNALEYFKKSLMNDPRNPDARYNYELASRYLQKQQEQQQQQNQDQDNKDENKDKDKQKQQQQQGDDKKEDKEKQKQQQEQQQKQGDEEQKQQQQKVEKSKDEKEAEQMLKALLANEKEEMQKEKEKKSAERQKSGKYW